From Grus americana isolate bGruAme1 chromosome 22, bGruAme1.mat, whole genome shotgun sequence, the proteins below share one genomic window:
- the ARHGAP23 gene encoding rho GTPase-activating protein 23 isoform X8 codes for MEQQPTAGRRDGASPNANVPLEGPFPWVGPKTVVLRKSSQGGFGFTLRHFIVYPPESAVHSTAKEEENGNRAGPPRSRLEPMDTIFVKNVREDGPAHQAGLRTGDRLVKVNGESIIGKTYSQVIALIQNSDDVLELSIMPKDEDILQLAYSQDAYLKGNEPYSGGAQSIPEPPPICYPRKTYPFQARGAEPPPGQPPDARAHHPAAAGPSSPLGTTTLASTWREAGGSPVHRPDELQPGGPPPRPTAPHGHPSSFSRTGCPSNVASSLPDRYGMPPPTPSCYGVPKHVAEHQTHCGFKEGVGGLSGAGRPPREAAGSQRVPGRQECQQALSRWFCSQEPRRSASEERRHAMPPRYRSVSQDRLGGSAANPRGWPHSASHDTLLQPSREGWAPRARSDHYLGRYGRSMEALEPGALLSPRLDRSAWPPQRVCRATVTTAAQIIPHSSFTPSSSSSSSREPAPVQKHPSQPNLQSVDDSGYIGYRSYSPSFQRRTGLLHALSFRDPAFGGLPTFSISQRPAAPLPERVIPAIPPPTGPPPMPTAPREQRPESSRVPEQPEERREEVVLRQKPPTGRKMPPPLRQMNFVFPEGVKETDICDPPPAGSKGERPAAERQGRRVAPLAAPEDSLASIPFIDEPTSPSIDLKAKHIPASSVVSSAMNSAPAVATSPSSPTFAFALSRHYSQDCSSIKAGRRSSYLLAITTERSKSCDDGLNAFRDEGKILRRMPSRVPSLRMLRSFFTDGSLDSLGTSEDARSKRHSTSDLSDVPFSAVRKEGWLHCKQILTKKGKKVGGGIRQWKRVFAVLRTHSLYLCKDRREAVTCAPAPGEEEPPISIRACLVDISYSETKRKHVFRLTTADFCEYLFQAEDREDMLAWIKVIRENSKAEGEDPGFASQALINKKLNDYRKVSPAGAKPDSSPKGSRGLGIRAEFLKQTGTSTPRSPRQDAAVTKDESGSQKAPWGINIMKKNKKSVPRAFGVRLEDCQPAPDNKNVPLIVEACCKVVEDRGLEYMGIYRVPGNNAVVSSLQEQLNKGATEINLQDERWQDLNVISSLLKSFFRKLPEPLFTDDKYNDFIEANRIEDASERMRTLRKLIRDLPGHYYETLKFLVGHLKTIADHSEKNKMEPRNLALVFGPTLVRTSEDNMTDMVTHMPDRYKIVETLIQHSDWFFSDKEDKGEKTPVDEKEAQSVPNIEYLLPNIGRTAAPGDAAGSTRSGSAKPKGTWPSRKAPPHRELLAIPFVSAAARKRRKKREAEGVGSSTDDDMERRDTPGREREVEGTAATLPAPGKAPCSTGAEAAAPSPAGMEQESSLEPGGAGSDLAPDARSIVSGYSTLSTMDRSLCSEVQSVAGSRGEEADDERSELSHMETDTESREGARPRPGQADGGTGDEDKEPPGRPSFNSHRLIQCDTLARRKLGRPRPVGETPAPTTEDQGWIPPGRPSLREQLRQRLRASADDMGVRLRRAHSPETRRKKSSWRRHTVVVPGGIKDLNFNEWKEPRGLEVAPGPCHDKDSGLSSLESTKARPPAPAPAQPGTAGEVPGTKSPPGSPGPPAPLRFPQCL; via the exons CAGCCGACGGCGGGCCGGAGAGATGGGGCGTCCCCGAACGCCAATGTGCCCCTGGAGGGGCCCTTCCCCTGGGTGGGCCCGAAGACGGTGGTGCTGCGGAAGAGCTCGCAGGGGGGATTCGGCTTCACCCTCCGGCACTTCATCGTCTACCCCCCGGAGTCGGCGGTGCACTCCACCGCCAAG gaggaggagaacggGAACCGAGCAG GTCCCCCCCGGAGCCGCCTGGAGCCCATGGACACCATCTTCGTGAAGAACGTGCGGGAGGATGGGCCGGCGCACCAGGCTGGGCTGCGCACCG gggacCGGCTGGTCAAGGTGAACGGGGAGAGCATCATCGGGAAAACCTACTCGCAGGTCATCGCCCTGATCCAGAACAG TGACGATGTGCTGGAGCTCTCCATCATGCCCAAGGACGAGGACATCCTCCAGCTG GCGTATTCGCAGGATGCCTACCTGAAGGGCAACGAGCCGTACTCTGGTGGGGCGCAGAGCATCCCCGAGCCCCCCCCCATCTGTTACCCGCGGAAGACGTACCCCTTCCAGGCGCGGGGTGCCGAGCCCCCCCCTGGCCAGCCGCCGGATGCCCGTGCCCACCACCCCGCCGCCGCGGGCCCCTCGTCCCCGCTCGGCACAACCACGCTCGCCAGCACCTGGAGAGAGGCGGGTGGCAGCCCCGTGCACCGCCCCGACGAGCTGCAGCCTGGGGgtccccccccacgccccacCGCACCCCACGGACACCCCAGCTCCTTCTCCCGCACCGGCTGCCCCAGCAACGTCGCATCCTCTCTGCCTGACCGCTACGGgatgcccccccccaccccctcctgcTACGGGGTCCCCAAGCACGTCGCGGAGCACCAGACTCACTGCGGCTTCAAGGAGGGCGTCGGGGGGCTGTCGGGGGCCGGGCGGCCCCCCCGGGAGGCAGCGGGCAGCCAGCGTGTCCCCGGCCGGCAGGAGTGCCAGCAGGCTCTGTCCCGCTGGTTTTGCAGCCAGGAGCCACGGCGGAGTGCCTCGGAGGAGCGGCGGCACGCCATGCCGCCCCGCTACCGTAGCGTGTCCCAGGACCGGTTGGGGGGCTCGGCGGCGAACCCCCGGGGCTGGCCGCACAGCGCCTCGCACGAcaccctgctgcagccctcccGCGAAGGCTGGGCGCCCCGCGCCCGCTCCGACCACTACCTGGGCAGGTACGGGCGCTCCATGGAGGCGCTGGAGCCCGGCGCCCTGCTCTCCCCTCGCCTCGACCGCTCCGCGTGGCCACCCCAGAGGGTCTGCCGGGCCACCGTCACCACTGCCGCGCAGATCATCCCGCACAGCTCCTTCacgccttcctcctcctcctcctcctcacggGAGCCGGCGCCTGTGCAGAAGCACCCGTCGCAGCCCAACCTGCAGAGCGTGGATGATTCGGGCTACATCGGCTACCGGAGCTACAGCCCATCCTTCCAGCGCCGCACCGGGCTGCTGCACGCTCTCTCCTTCCGCGATCCGGCTTTCGGTGGCCTGCCCACCTTCAGCATCTCGCAGCGGccggccgccccgctcccggAGAGGGTGATCCCCGCCATCCCACCGCCCACCGGCCCCCCCCCGATGCCTACCGCACCCAGGGAGCAGCGGCCGGAGAGCAGCCGGGTGCCCGAGCAGCCGGAGGAGCGGAGGGAAGAGGTGGTTTTGCGGCAGAAGCCGCCCACGGGCCGCAAGATGCCACCCCCCCTGCGGCAGATGAACTTTGTCTTCCCCGAGGGGGTGAAGGAGACGGACATTTGTGACCCCCCGCCGGCTGGCAGCAAAGGGGAGAGGCCGGCGGCCGAGCGGCAAGGCCGGCGTGTGGCTCCCTTGGCAGCCCCCGAGGACTCGCTGGCGTCCATCCCCTTCATCG ACGaacccaccagccccagcatTGACCTGAAGGCCAAGCACATCCCCGCCTCCTCGGTGGTCTCCAGCGCCATGAACTCCGCACCCGCCGTcgccaccagcccctcctcgCCCACCTTCGCCTTTGCGCTGAGCCGGCACTACTCCCAGGACTGCA GCAGCATCAAGGCCGGCCGCCGCTCGTCCTACCTCCTGGCCATCACCACCGAGCGCTCAAAGTCCTGCGACGATGGTCTGAACGCATTTCGGGACGAGGGGAAGATCCTAAG GAGGATGCCCAGCCGGGTCCCCAGCCTCCGCATGCTGAGGAGCTTCTTCACCGATGGG TCTCTGGACAGCCTTGGCACGTCCGAAGACGCCCGCTCCAAAAGACACTCAACCTCCGACCTCTCGGACGTCCCGTTCAGCGCCGTGAGGAAGGAGGGCTGGCTCCACTGCAAGCAGATCCTCACCAAAAAGGGGAAG AAGGTCGGTGGAGGCATCCGGCAGTGGAAGCGCGTCTTCGCCGTGCTGCGCACCCACTCGCTGTACCTGTGCAAGGACAGGCGGGAGGCGGTGACCTGCGCCCCGGCCCCAGGTGAGGAGGAGCCGCCGATCAGCATCCGAGCGTGCCTGGTGGACATCTCCTACAGCGAGACCAAGAGGAAGCACGTCTTCCGGCTGACGACCGCTGACTTCTGTGAATATCTCTTTCAGGCAGAGGATCGGGAAGACATGCTGGCCTGGATCAAAGTCATCAGGGAGAACAGCAAGGCTGAGGGCGAG gACCCCGGTTTTGCCAGCCAAGCGCTTATCAACAAGAAGTTAAACGACTACCGGAAAGTGAG ccccgcagGTGCCAAGCCCGATTCCTCACCCAAGGGCTCTCGTGGGCTGGGGATCCGAGCCGAGTTCCTGAAGCAGACGGGAACCAGCACGCCCCGGTCCCCCAGGCAGGATGCGGCCGTCACAAAAG ATGAGAGCGGCTCCCAAAAAGCCCCATGGGGCATCAACATCATGAAGAAGAACAAGAAATCTGTCCCCCGGGCCTTTGGCGTGAGGCTGGAGGACTGCCAGCCTGCCCCGGACAACAAG AACGTCCCCCTGATCGTCGAAGCTTGCTGCAAGGTGGTGGAGGACCGAGGGCTGGAGTACATGGGCATCTACCGCGTGCCCGGGAACAACGCGGTGGTGTCCAGCCTGCAGGAACAGCTCAACAAGGGAGCCACCGAGATCAACCTGCAGGACGAG CGGTGGCAGGATCTGAACGTCATTAGCAGTTTGTTGAAATCCTTCTTCCGAAAGCTGCCGGAGCCCCTCTTCACTGACG ATAAGTACAACGACTTCATCGAGGCCAACCGGATAGAGGACGCCAGCGAGAGGATGAGGACGCTGCGGAAGCTG ATCCGGGACCTGCCAGGTCACTACTACGAGACACTCAAGTTCCTGGTGGGTCACCTGAAGACCATCGCTGACCACTCGGAGAAGAACAAG ATGGAGCCCCGAAACCTGGCCCTGGTGTTCGGCCCCACGCTGGTGCGGACGTCCGAGGACAACATGACCGACATGGTGACGCACATGCCCGACCGCTACAAAATTGTGGAGACCCTCATCCAGCAC TCAGACTGGTTCTTCAGCGACAAGGAGGACAAGGGCGAGAAG ACCCCCGTGGATGAGAAGGAGGCTCAGTCCGTGCCCAACATCGAGTACCTGCTCCCCAACATCGGCAGGACCGCGGCGCCCGGCGATGCCGCAG GCTCGACCCGCAGCGGCTCCGCCAAACCGAAG GGCACGTGGCCGTCGCGGAAGGCGCCGCCGCACCGGGAGCTCCTCGCCATCCCCTTCGTCTCGGCCGCTGCCcgcaagaggaggaagaagagagaggccGAGGGCGTCGGGAGCAGCACTGACGATGACATGGAGCGCAGGGACACCCCGGGCCGGGAGCGGGAGGTCGAGGGGACCGCGGCCACCCTGCCAGCACCCGGCAAAGCCCCCTGCAGCACCGGCGCCGAGGCGGCGGCCCCCAGCCCGGCCGGGATGGAGCAGGAGAGCTCCCTGGAGCCTGGGGGTGCCGGGTCCGATCTGGCGCCGGACGCCCGCTCCATCGTGTCAGGCTACTCCACCCTGTCCACCATGGACCGCAGCCTGTGCTCCGAGGTGCAGTCGGTGGCCGGGAGCCGCGGGGAGGAGGCGGATGACGAGCGCAGCGAGCTCAGCCACATGGAGACGGACACGGAGAGCCGGGAgggcgcccggccccggccggggcaggcagACGGGGGGACCGGGGACGAGGACAAGGAGCCCCCCGGCCGCCCCTCCTTCAACTCCCACCGCCTGATCCAGTGCGACACGCTGGCCCGCAGGAAGCTGGGGCGGCCCCGGCCGGTCGGCGAGACCCCGGCACCCACCACGGAGGACCAAGGCTGGATCCCCCCAGGACGACCCTCGCTGCGGGAGCAGCTCCGGCAGCGCCTGCGAGCCTCGGCTGACGACATGGGGGTCCGCCTGCGCCGAGCCCACTCCCCTGAGACACGCCGCAAGAAGAGCAGCTGGCGTCGGCACACCGTGGTGGTGCCCGGCGGCATCAAGGACCTCAACTTCAACGAGTGGAAGGAGCCGCGGGGGCTGGAGGTGGCCCCGGGACCCTGCCACGACAAGGACTCGGGGCTCAGCAGCCTGGAGTCCACCAAagcccggcccccggcccccgccccggcacagcccggcACTGCCGGCGAGGTGCCGGGCACCAAGagccccccgggcagccccggccccccggcccccctgcGCTTCCCCCAGTGTCTCTGA
- the ARHGAP23 gene encoding rho GTPase-activating protein 23 isoform X6 — translation MWDEHQPTAGRRDGASPNANVPLEGPFPWVGPKTVVLRKSSQGGFGFTLRHFIVYPPESAVHSTAKEEENGNRAGPPRSRLEPMDTIFVKNVREDGPAHQAGLRTGDRLVKVNGESIIGKTYSQVIALIQNSDDVLELSIMPKDEDILQLAYSQDAYLKGNEPYSGGAQSIPEPPPICYPRKTYPFQARGAEPPPGQPPDARAHHPAAAGPSSPLGTTTLASTWREAGGSPVHRPDELQPGGPPPRPTAPHGHPSSFSRTGCPSNVASSLPDRYGMPPPTPSCYGVPKHVAEHQTHCGFKEGVGGLSGAGRPPREAAGSQRVPGRQECQQALSRWFCSQEPRRSASEERRHAMPPRYRSVSQDRLGGSAANPRGWPHSASHDTLLQPSREGWAPRARSDHYLGRYGRSMEALEPGALLSPRLDRSAWPPQRVCRATVTTAAQIIPHSSFTPSSSSSSSREPAPVQKHPSQPNLQSVDDSGYIGYRSYSPSFQRRTGLLHALSFRDPAFGGLPTFSISQRPAAPLPERVIPAIPPPTGPPPMPTAPREQRPESSRVPEQPEERREEVVLRQKPPTGRKMPPPLRQMNFVFPEGVKETDICDPPPAGSKGERPAAERQGRRVAPLAAPEDSLASIPFIDEPTSPSIDLKAKHIPASSVVSSAMNSAPAVATSPSSPTFAFALSRHYSQDCSSIKAGRRSSYLLAITTERSKSCDDGLNAFRDEGKILRRMPSRVPSLRMLRSFFTDGSLDSLGTSEDARSKRHSTSDLSDVPFSAVRKEGWLHCKQILTKKGKKVGGGIRQWKRVFAVLRTHSLYLCKDRREAVTCAPAPGEEEPPISIRACLVDISYSETKRKHVFRLTTADFCEYLFQAEDREDMLAWIKVIRENSKAEGEDPGFASQALINKKLNDYRKVSPAGAKPDSSPKGSRGLGIRAEFLKQTGTSTPRSPRQDAAVTKDESGSQKAPWGINIMKKNKKSVPRAFGVRLEDCQPAPDNKNVPLIVEACCKVVEDRGLEYMGIYRVPGNNAVVSSLQEQLNKGATEINLQDERWQDLNVISSLLKSFFRKLPEPLFTDDKYNDFIEANRIEDASERMRTLRKLIRDLPGHYYETLKFLVGHLKTIADHSEKNKMEPRNLALVFGPTLVRTSEDNMTDMVTHMPDRYKIVETLIQHSDWFFSDKEDKGEKTPVDEKEAQSVPNIEYLLPNIGRTAAPGDAAGSTRSGSAKPKGTWPSRKAPPHRELLAIPFVSAAARKRRKKREAEGVGSSTDDDMERRDTPGREREVEGTAATLPAPGKAPCSTGAEAAAPSPAGMEQESSLEPGGAGSDLAPDARSIVSGYSTLSTMDRSLCSEVQSVAGSRGEEADDERSELSHMETDTESREGARPRPGQADGGTGDEDKEPPGRPSFNSHRLIQCDTLARRKLGRPRPVGETPAPTTEDQGWIPPGRPSLREQLRQRLRASADDMGVRLRRAHSPETRRKKSSWRRHTVVVPGGIKDLNFNEWKEPRGLEVAPGPCHDKDSGLSSLESTKARPPAPAPAQPGTAGEVPGTKSPPGSPGPPAPLRFPQCL, via the exons CAGCCGACGGCGGGCCGGAGAGATGGGGCGTCCCCGAACGCCAATGTGCCCCTGGAGGGGCCCTTCCCCTGGGTGGGCCCGAAGACGGTGGTGCTGCGGAAGAGCTCGCAGGGGGGATTCGGCTTCACCCTCCGGCACTTCATCGTCTACCCCCCGGAGTCGGCGGTGCACTCCACCGCCAAG gaggaggagaacggGAACCGAGCAG GTCCCCCCCGGAGCCGCCTGGAGCCCATGGACACCATCTTCGTGAAGAACGTGCGGGAGGATGGGCCGGCGCACCAGGCTGGGCTGCGCACCG gggacCGGCTGGTCAAGGTGAACGGGGAGAGCATCATCGGGAAAACCTACTCGCAGGTCATCGCCCTGATCCAGAACAG TGACGATGTGCTGGAGCTCTCCATCATGCCCAAGGACGAGGACATCCTCCAGCTG GCGTATTCGCAGGATGCCTACCTGAAGGGCAACGAGCCGTACTCTGGTGGGGCGCAGAGCATCCCCGAGCCCCCCCCCATCTGTTACCCGCGGAAGACGTACCCCTTCCAGGCGCGGGGTGCCGAGCCCCCCCCTGGCCAGCCGCCGGATGCCCGTGCCCACCACCCCGCCGCCGCGGGCCCCTCGTCCCCGCTCGGCACAACCACGCTCGCCAGCACCTGGAGAGAGGCGGGTGGCAGCCCCGTGCACCGCCCCGACGAGCTGCAGCCTGGGGgtccccccccacgccccacCGCACCCCACGGACACCCCAGCTCCTTCTCCCGCACCGGCTGCCCCAGCAACGTCGCATCCTCTCTGCCTGACCGCTACGGgatgcccccccccaccccctcctgcTACGGGGTCCCCAAGCACGTCGCGGAGCACCAGACTCACTGCGGCTTCAAGGAGGGCGTCGGGGGGCTGTCGGGGGCCGGGCGGCCCCCCCGGGAGGCAGCGGGCAGCCAGCGTGTCCCCGGCCGGCAGGAGTGCCAGCAGGCTCTGTCCCGCTGGTTTTGCAGCCAGGAGCCACGGCGGAGTGCCTCGGAGGAGCGGCGGCACGCCATGCCGCCCCGCTACCGTAGCGTGTCCCAGGACCGGTTGGGGGGCTCGGCGGCGAACCCCCGGGGCTGGCCGCACAGCGCCTCGCACGAcaccctgctgcagccctcccGCGAAGGCTGGGCGCCCCGCGCCCGCTCCGACCACTACCTGGGCAGGTACGGGCGCTCCATGGAGGCGCTGGAGCCCGGCGCCCTGCTCTCCCCTCGCCTCGACCGCTCCGCGTGGCCACCCCAGAGGGTCTGCCGGGCCACCGTCACCACTGCCGCGCAGATCATCCCGCACAGCTCCTTCacgccttcctcctcctcctcctcctcacggGAGCCGGCGCCTGTGCAGAAGCACCCGTCGCAGCCCAACCTGCAGAGCGTGGATGATTCGGGCTACATCGGCTACCGGAGCTACAGCCCATCCTTCCAGCGCCGCACCGGGCTGCTGCACGCTCTCTCCTTCCGCGATCCGGCTTTCGGTGGCCTGCCCACCTTCAGCATCTCGCAGCGGccggccgccccgctcccggAGAGGGTGATCCCCGCCATCCCACCGCCCACCGGCCCCCCCCCGATGCCTACCGCACCCAGGGAGCAGCGGCCGGAGAGCAGCCGGGTGCCCGAGCAGCCGGAGGAGCGGAGGGAAGAGGTGGTTTTGCGGCAGAAGCCGCCCACGGGCCGCAAGATGCCACCCCCCCTGCGGCAGATGAACTTTGTCTTCCCCGAGGGGGTGAAGGAGACGGACATTTGTGACCCCCCGCCGGCTGGCAGCAAAGGGGAGAGGCCGGCGGCCGAGCGGCAAGGCCGGCGTGTGGCTCCCTTGGCAGCCCCCGAGGACTCGCTGGCGTCCATCCCCTTCATCG ACGaacccaccagccccagcatTGACCTGAAGGCCAAGCACATCCCCGCCTCCTCGGTGGTCTCCAGCGCCATGAACTCCGCACCCGCCGTcgccaccagcccctcctcgCCCACCTTCGCCTTTGCGCTGAGCCGGCACTACTCCCAGGACTGCA GCAGCATCAAGGCCGGCCGCCGCTCGTCCTACCTCCTGGCCATCACCACCGAGCGCTCAAAGTCCTGCGACGATGGTCTGAACGCATTTCGGGACGAGGGGAAGATCCTAAG GAGGATGCCCAGCCGGGTCCCCAGCCTCCGCATGCTGAGGAGCTTCTTCACCGATGGG TCTCTGGACAGCCTTGGCACGTCCGAAGACGCCCGCTCCAAAAGACACTCAACCTCCGACCTCTCGGACGTCCCGTTCAGCGCCGTGAGGAAGGAGGGCTGGCTCCACTGCAAGCAGATCCTCACCAAAAAGGGGAAG AAGGTCGGTGGAGGCATCCGGCAGTGGAAGCGCGTCTTCGCCGTGCTGCGCACCCACTCGCTGTACCTGTGCAAGGACAGGCGGGAGGCGGTGACCTGCGCCCCGGCCCCAGGTGAGGAGGAGCCGCCGATCAGCATCCGAGCGTGCCTGGTGGACATCTCCTACAGCGAGACCAAGAGGAAGCACGTCTTCCGGCTGACGACCGCTGACTTCTGTGAATATCTCTTTCAGGCAGAGGATCGGGAAGACATGCTGGCCTGGATCAAAGTCATCAGGGAGAACAGCAAGGCTGAGGGCGAG gACCCCGGTTTTGCCAGCCAAGCGCTTATCAACAAGAAGTTAAACGACTACCGGAAAGTGAG ccccgcagGTGCCAAGCCCGATTCCTCACCCAAGGGCTCTCGTGGGCTGGGGATCCGAGCCGAGTTCCTGAAGCAGACGGGAACCAGCACGCCCCGGTCCCCCAGGCAGGATGCGGCCGTCACAAAAG ATGAGAGCGGCTCCCAAAAAGCCCCATGGGGCATCAACATCATGAAGAAGAACAAGAAATCTGTCCCCCGGGCCTTTGGCGTGAGGCTGGAGGACTGCCAGCCTGCCCCGGACAACAAG AACGTCCCCCTGATCGTCGAAGCTTGCTGCAAGGTGGTGGAGGACCGAGGGCTGGAGTACATGGGCATCTACCGCGTGCCCGGGAACAACGCGGTGGTGTCCAGCCTGCAGGAACAGCTCAACAAGGGAGCCACCGAGATCAACCTGCAGGACGAG CGGTGGCAGGATCTGAACGTCATTAGCAGTTTGTTGAAATCCTTCTTCCGAAAGCTGCCGGAGCCCCTCTTCACTGACG ATAAGTACAACGACTTCATCGAGGCCAACCGGATAGAGGACGCCAGCGAGAGGATGAGGACGCTGCGGAAGCTG ATCCGGGACCTGCCAGGTCACTACTACGAGACACTCAAGTTCCTGGTGGGTCACCTGAAGACCATCGCTGACCACTCGGAGAAGAACAAG ATGGAGCCCCGAAACCTGGCCCTGGTGTTCGGCCCCACGCTGGTGCGGACGTCCGAGGACAACATGACCGACATGGTGACGCACATGCCCGACCGCTACAAAATTGTGGAGACCCTCATCCAGCAC TCAGACTGGTTCTTCAGCGACAAGGAGGACAAGGGCGAGAAG ACCCCCGTGGATGAGAAGGAGGCTCAGTCCGTGCCCAACATCGAGTACCTGCTCCCCAACATCGGCAGGACCGCGGCGCCCGGCGATGCCGCAG GCTCGACCCGCAGCGGCTCCGCCAAACCGAAG GGCACGTGGCCGTCGCGGAAGGCGCCGCCGCACCGGGAGCTCCTCGCCATCCCCTTCGTCTCGGCCGCTGCCcgcaagaggaggaagaagagagaggccGAGGGCGTCGGGAGCAGCACTGACGATGACATGGAGCGCAGGGACACCCCGGGCCGGGAGCGGGAGGTCGAGGGGACCGCGGCCACCCTGCCAGCACCCGGCAAAGCCCCCTGCAGCACCGGCGCCGAGGCGGCGGCCCCCAGCCCGGCCGGGATGGAGCAGGAGAGCTCCCTGGAGCCTGGGGGTGCCGGGTCCGATCTGGCGCCGGACGCCCGCTCCATCGTGTCAGGCTACTCCACCCTGTCCACCATGGACCGCAGCCTGTGCTCCGAGGTGCAGTCGGTGGCCGGGAGCCGCGGGGAGGAGGCGGATGACGAGCGCAGCGAGCTCAGCCACATGGAGACGGACACGGAGAGCCGGGAgggcgcccggccccggccggggcaggcagACGGGGGGACCGGGGACGAGGACAAGGAGCCCCCCGGCCGCCCCTCCTTCAACTCCCACCGCCTGATCCAGTGCGACACGCTGGCCCGCAGGAAGCTGGGGCGGCCCCGGCCGGTCGGCGAGACCCCGGCACCCACCACGGAGGACCAAGGCTGGATCCCCCCAGGACGACCCTCGCTGCGGGAGCAGCTCCGGCAGCGCCTGCGAGCCTCGGCTGACGACATGGGGGTCCGCCTGCGCCGAGCCCACTCCCCTGAGACACGCCGCAAGAAGAGCAGCTGGCGTCGGCACACCGTGGTGGTGCCCGGCGGCATCAAGGACCTCAACTTCAACGAGTGGAAGGAGCCGCGGGGGCTGGAGGTGGCCCCGGGACCCTGCCACGACAAGGACTCGGGGCTCAGCAGCCTGGAGTCCACCAAagcccggcccccggcccccgccccggcacagcccggcACTGCCGGCGAGGTGCCGGGCACCAAGagccccccgggcagccccggccccccggcccccctgcGCTTCCCCCAGTGTCTCTGA